A DNA window from Drosophila biarmipes strain raj3 chromosome 2R, RU_DBia_V1.1, whole genome shotgun sequence contains the following coding sequences:
- the LOC108026854 gene encoding transcription elongation factor SPT5 produces MSDSEVSNMSDSGSEDGSISNKSQRSARSKSRSRSRSGSRGSRSVSRSRSRSQSGHSRSGSESPQRRDNRAKSDESGEEEEEPPGEDIDSEEYDEEENDDHPRKKKKKERFGGFIIDEAEVDDEVDEDDEWEEGANEIGIVGNEIDELGPTARDIEIRRRGTNLWDTQKEDEIEEYLRKKYADESIAKRHFGDGGEEMSDEITQQTLLPGIKDPNLWMVKCRIGEEKATALLLMRKFLTYLNTDDPLQIKSIIAPEGVKGYIYLEAYKQTHVKTCIDNVGNLRMGKWKQEMVPIKEMTDVLKVVKEQVGLKVKQWVRLKRGLYKDDIAQVDYVDLAQNQVHLKLLPRIDYTRMRGALRTTATESDDSKRKKKRRPAAKPFDPEAVRAIGGEVHSDGDFLLFEGNRYSRKGFLYKNFTMSAILSDGVKPTLAELERFEESPEEVNLEIMGTVKDDPTSAHSFSMGDNVEVCVGDLENLQAKIVAIDGTMITVMPKHQDLKDPLIFKASELRKYFKTGDHARVLAGRYEGETGLIIRVEPSRVVLVSDLTNHELEVLPRDLQLCSDVATGVDCLGQFQWGDLVQLDSQNVGVIVRLERENFHVLGMNGKCIECKPTALHKRRENRNTVALDADQNQIRRRDIVKVMEGPHAGRSGEIKHLYRSLAFLHCRMYTENGGIFVCKTRHLQLAGGSKTNVNNAGTLGGLGFMSPRIQSPMHPSGGRGARGGARGGRGGFRVTRDREILGKTIKISGGPYKGAVGIVKDATESTARVELHTSCQTISVDRNHIAIVGVTGKEGSVSTYGRTPARTPGYGAQTPSYTAAGSKTPLVGSQTPNWDTDTRTPYGTMTPSHDGSMTPRHGAWDPTANTTPARNNDFDYSLEEPSPSPGYNPSTPGYQMTSQFAPQTPGTLYGSDRSYSPFNPSPSPAPSPYPVGYMNTPSPSTYSPNTPGGIPQSPYNPQTPGASLDSSMGDWCTTDIEVRIHTHEDTDLVGQTGIIRTVSNGVCSVFLRQEDRSVSIVSEHLAPVPPNSGDEFKVIYGEERESVGVVLSKQEGDVLVCKINDEVKMIPVNHLCKMKSID; encoded by the exons ATGTCGGACTCGGAAGTCAGTAATATGTCGGACAGCGGCTCCGAAGATGGATCTATTTCCAACAAGTCGCAGCGCAGCGCCAGATCCAAGTCGAGGTCGCGATCCAGGTCCGGTTCGAGGGGATCTCGTTCCGTTTCCAGGTCCAGATCTCGCTCCCAGTCGGGACATTCGAGATCCGGCTCTGAGTCTCCACAAAGACGGGATAATCGCGCCAAGAGCGATGAGTccggcgaggaggaggaggagcctcCAGGCGAGGATATTGATTCCGAGGAGTACGACGAGGAGGAGAACGACGATCACCCaaggaagaagaagaagaaggagcGCTTCGGTGGCTTCATCATTGACGAAGCCGAAGTAGACGATGAG GTCGATGAAGATGACGAGTGGGAGGAGGGTGCCAATGAGATTGGCATTGTCGGCAACGAGATTGATGAGCTGGGACCCACGGCCAGGGACATCGAAATTCGACGACGAGGCACAAACCTCTGGGA caCCCAAAAGGAGGACGAGATCGAAGAGTACCTCCGAAAAAAATACGCTGACGAGTCCATAGCAAAGCGTCACTTTGGAGATGGTGGTGAAGAGATGTCAGACGAGATTACCCAGCAAACCTTGTTGCCAGGCATTAA GGATCCCAATCTGTGGATGGTGAAATGTCGCATAGGAGAGGAGAAGGCCACCGCTCTTCTCTTGATGAGAAAGTTCTTAACCTACCTAAACACAGATGATCCTCTGCAAATCAAATCGATTATTGCACCAGAGGGCGTCAAGGGATACATTTATCTGGAAGCCTACAAGCAGACCCATGTCAAAACCTGTATTGACAACGTGGGTAATCTTCGGATGGGCAAATGGAAGCAAGAAATGGTGCCCATCAAGGAGATGACGGATGTGCTGAAGGTGGTCAAGGAACAGGTTGGCCTTAAGGTCAAGCAATGGGTTCGCCTTAAGCGCGGTCTCTACAAGGATGACATTGCTCAGGTGGACTATGTCGATTTAGCTCAGAACCAAGTGCATCTGAAGTTGCTTCCACGTATAGACTATACACGGATGCGTGGAGCTTTAAGGACTACAGCAACG GAGAGTGACGATAGCAAGCGCAAGAAGAAACGTCGCCCGGCAGCTAAACCCTTCGATCCTGAGGCAGTGAG GGCAATTGGAGGCGAAGTCCACTCGGATGGTGACTTTCTACTGTTCGAGGGAAACCGGTACTCGCGAAAGGGATTCCTGTATAAGAACTTTACGATGTCGGCCATTCTTTCAGACGGAGTTAAGCCCACGCTTGCCGAGCTAGAACGCTTTGAAGAATCTCCCGAGG AGGTCAACTTGGAAATTATGGGCACCGTCAAGGACGATCCCACCTCGGCTCACTCATTCTCAATGGGCGACAATGTTGAGGTGTGCGTGGGAGATTTGGAGAACTTACAAGCCAAGATTGTAGCTATCGACGGCACTATGATTACTGTCATGCCCAAACATCAAGATCTTAAG GATCCATTGATTTTCAAAGCCAGTGAGTTGCGCAAGTACTTCAAGACAGGAGATCATGCCAGGGTGTTGGCCGGTCGCTATGAAGGCGAAACTGGTCTCATCATTCGCGTAGAGCCTTCCAGAGTAGTGCTCGTCTCTGATCTGACCAATCACGAGTTGGAGGTGCTGCCAAGGGACTTGCAACTGTGCTCAGATGTGGCCACAGGTGTCGACTGTCTCGGACAGTTCCAATGGGGAGATTTGGTGCAACTCGA TTCCCAGAATGTTGGAGTCATCGTACGACTGGAGCGGGAAAACTTCCATGTTTTGGGCATGAATGGCAAATGTATCGAGTGCAAGCCAACCGCTTTGCATAAGCGTAGGGAGAACCGCAATACGGTGGCCCTGGATGCGGATCAGAATCAGATTCGCCGACGTGATATTGTGAAGGTGATGGAAGGACCCCATGCT GGACGTTCCGGCGAGATAAAGCACTTGTACCGCAGTCTGGCCTTTCTCCATTGCCGCATGTACACCGAGAACGGTGGAATATTTGTGTGCAAGACACGTCACTTGCAGTTGGCTGGAGGCAGCAAGACCAACGTTAATAATGCTGGCACACTGGGTGGCTTGGGATTTATGTCGCCGCGCATTCAGTCGCCCATGCATCCATCCGGTGGTCGTGGAGCTCGAGGTGGAGCGCGTGGTGGACGAGGCGGCTTCCGAGTGACCCGTGACCGTGAAATTTTGGGGAAAACCATCAAAATTAGTGGCGGACCTTACAAGGGAGCAGTGGGTATTGTCAAGGACGCAACTGAGAGCACGGCTCGCGTGGAGTTGCATACCTCGTGTCAGACTATTTCGGTGGACCGAAATCATATTGCCATTGTGGGAGTTACCGGAAAGGAGGGCAGTGTTTCCACATACGGACGCACTCCAGCTCGTACTCCCGGTTACGGAGCGCAGACGCCGAGCTATACCGCTGCCGGATCGAAAACGCCGCTGGTGGGAAGCCAAACGCCCAACTGGGATACGGACACTCGTACTCCTTATGGCACAATGACACCATCGCACGATGGCAGCATGACGCCTCGACATGGAGCTTGGGATCCCACAGCGAACACAACACCGGCGAGGAACAACGATTTCGATTATTCCCTTGAGGAACCCAGTCCAAGCCCTGGTTACAATCCAA GTACTCCTGGCTACCAGATGACTTCCCAGTTTGCCCCTCAAACGCCTGGCACTCTGTACGGATCGGACAGGAGCTACAGCCCCTTCAATCCGAGTCCCAGCCCTGCTCCGTCGCCCTATCCCGTTGGCTACATGAACACCCCTTCCCCATCGACCTATTCGCCGAATACTCCGGGTGGCATACCACAGTCACCGTATAATCCCCAGACACCTGGAGCAAGTTTGGACTCATCGATGGGCGACTGGTGTACTACGGACATTGAGGTTCGGATTCATACACACGAAGACACCGATCTCGTGGGGCAAACGGGCATCATTCGCACCGTTTCCAACGGTGTGTGCTCTGTATTCTTGCGACAAGAGGACCGCAGTGTGTCCATCGTCAGCGAGCACTTGGCACCAGTGCCACCCAACAGTGGTGATGAATTCAAGGTCATCTACGGCGAGGAGCGCGAGTCCGTGGGCGTAGTGCTGTCCAAGCAAGAGGGAGACGTGCTCGTCTGCAAAATAAATGACGAGGTTAAGATGATACCCGTAAACCACCTCTGCAAGATGAAGTCCATTGACTAA